In Candidatus Poribacteria bacterium, the following are encoded in one genomic region:
- a CDS encoding transposase: protein KQFLERAHLIFTPGANSKEHQRIAELERLVGKLTYELSVSKKVFSLLGYQKREVIEMLKEEYPVRLLCQILDCAPSSYYYRSTKEDDLLLREEIERIAMEFPRYGYRRMTAELRRRGYAVNHKRVLRIMREEKCK, encoded by the coding sequence AGAAGCAGTTCTTGGAGAGAGCACACCTGATCTTTACTCCTGGAGCCAACTCAAAAGAGCACCAGAGAATAGCAGAGCTTGAGAGGTTAGTAGGGAAGCTCACTTATGAACTGAGCGTCTCAAAAAAAGTATTCAGTCTGCTGGGCTATCAGAAGAGGGAAGTGATAGAGATGCTCAAGGAGGAATATCCGGTCAGGCTCCTATGCCAAATCCTCGATTGCGCTCCCAGCTCCTATTATTACAGATCAACCAAGGAAGATGACTTGCTCCTTAGAGAGGAGATAGAAAGGATAGCGATGGAGTTTCCCAGATATGGTTATCGCCGTATGACGGCAGAGCTGAGAAGAAGAGGATACGCTGTCAACCACAAGAGGGTCCTGAGAATCATGAGAGAAGAAAAGTGCAAGTGA
- a CDS encoding DDE-type integrase/transposase/recombinase — MRGYLKTTLSNHHLGKYPNLIKDIQIVRPNQVWCGDITYIRLKREYAYLAVLMDVFTRSIRGWEISGSLDEQLTISALHKALSSYSSAEIHHSDQGVQYASKRDKDKHGIKGSTSAECICGEADKDVEGGRSLSQRV; from the coding sequence GTGAGAGGATACCTCAAAACTACCCTTTCAAATCACCACCTTGGCAAATATCCTAATCTGATAAAGGATATTCAGATAGTGAGGCCAAATCAGGTTTGGTGTGGGGACATAACATACATCCGTCTGAAGAGAGAGTATGCATATTTAGCGGTTTTGATGGACGTATTTACAAGATCAATAAGAGGATGGGAGATATCAGGTAGCCTGGATGAGCAATTGACCATTTCCGCTCTACATAAAGCGCTAAGCTCTTACTCATCTGCGGAGATTCATCACTCGGATCAAGGAGTTCAATATGCCTCTAAAAGAGATAAAGATAAGCATGGCATCAAAGGGAGCACCTCAGCAGAATGCATATGCGGAGAGGCTGATAAGGACGTTGAAGGAGGAAGAAGTTTATCTCAACGAGTATGA
- a CDS encoding integrase core domain-containing protein yields the protein MASKGAPQQNAYAERLIRTLKEEEVYLNEYEDIQDARRRIGYFLEVVYMQKRVHSALGYLTPKEFEQRWRKRANGVERDSQV from the coding sequence ATGGCATCAAAGGGAGCACCTCAGCAGAATGCATATGCGGAGAGGCTGATAAGGACGTTGAAGGAGGAAGAAGTTTATCTCAACGAGTATGAAGATATACAGGATGCTAGGAGAAGGATAGGCTATTTCCTAGAGGTGGTCTACATGCAGAAGAGAGTTCACTCGGCTTTGGGATATCTGACTCCAAAGGAGTTCGAGCAAAGGTGGAGGAAGAGAGCCAATGGGGTTGAAAGAGATAGCCAGGTGTGA